The following coding sequences lie in one Danio rerio strain Tuebingen ecotype United States chromosome 3, GRCz12tu, whole genome shotgun sequence genomic window:
- the nbr1b gene encoding next to BRCA1 gene 1 protein isoform X1: MDFYINLKVTFRGNAKSFLLSGSETKSWESMEAMVKRSFGLCNLQLTYFDEENEEVSVNSQLEYEEALKSAARQGNRLQMNVYETRGSRATVPGPGPPPGSGVGIAQVKPGTVGEPKKGFRPPQHCPTLAQVVIVNELKGGKAEDKTPPAWFTSYMEKFKDQVVREAVEKICREFSGQCCIHKPVGAEAQVPEVTSSTLPGAPSSAPACSSCRGQTAGGGYQCSVCTSCTLCEPCSFSHDPSHNLVRARTPLSIPEHGSPAPDHSRFYRRGDRSFRKAEKQRLKAEKRQLKAEVKEIRKQLRMERRGLQWSTAGEGNSSPVLLQPRATQANSPDRPKRPCPLAVPAMTALLLDENLPDGSRLRPGTKFIKYWKMKNSGRVCWDSETKLKFMWGNLAVGSGERWREVPVPTLQPGQVGVVSVALCAPTIEGTYTSHWRLAHRGEQFGPRVWCSIVVDPHAPTAICADGLLVSPCVTPQEKSSRTLEREEKCRASGDQLLLSVNQDCDQEFYIPSVDLLTAQDLLSFELLDINIVQELESVPNNTPADTTPCISPLPHDGPLQEKPTLGLIQEETEAQGVSNIHDQGTELEGVPAQEKGEENSIGPQFVSPSVIRSLTLEVAERGALCGRYPAKVVRPAPQGSMSLCERQSKSVSETGLISAPAPLKVEAPLLSDPTSPQTETTEITVPLLTLPAHLISTDDGHESDIEQILLEPAGGDAVEEGEEEVDKKEQLKDPEAPKEVRSRTSSASSEDYIIILPDCFDTSRPLGESMYSSALSQPGDEPTEGEKLESVETPELQNPAAAASVDANDMLCASQTLDAVPLTPVIVVAPRPSVRSCAETQEQMDDGAKEQEGSDPTEAGDKEKDSEPNQPDSENTLASAKSETEELRANSITGGLVKGALSVAASAYKALFTGQTGSEKLPEDAASQDAMMAVLVEMGFGDRALNQRLLQKHNRNLLDVVNELVQMTDNDWYTTRY; the protein is encoded by the exons ATGGACTTTTACATTAACCTAAAGGTGACTTTTCGAGGGAATGCGAAGAGTTTCTTGCTGTCTGGCTCAGAGACGAAGAGTTGGGAGTCTATGGAGGCCATG GTGAAGAGGTCTTTTGGCCTGTGTAATTTACAACTAACATATTTCGATGAGGAAAACGAAGAG GTATCAGTCAACAGTCAAT tGGAATATGAAGAAGCCCTAAAG AGTGCTGCCAGACAGGGGAACAGACTACAAATGAATGTGTATGAGACAAGGGGCAGTAGAGCCACAGTGCCAGGACCGGGCCCACCACCAGGGTCAGGGGTGGGCATAGCCCAGGTGAAACCTGGTACTGTTGGAGAACCCAAGAAGGGATTCAGGCCTCCTCAGCACTGCCCAACTTTGGCACAAGTG GTAATTgtaaatgaacttaaaggtgggAAGGCAGAGGACAAGACACCCCCAGCTTGGTTCACGTCATACATGGAAAAG TTTAAGGACCAGGTGGTTCGAGAGGCAGTAGAGAAGATTTGTAGGGAGTTCTCTGGACAGTGCTGTATCCATAAGCCAGTAGGAGCAGAGGCTCAGGTCCCGGAGGTCACCTCATCCACTCTTCCTGGGGCCCCAAGTTCAGCTCCAGCCTGCAGCAGCTGTCGGGGCCAGACCGCAGGCGGCGGATACCAATGCAG TGTGTGTACATCCTGCACTCTCTGTGAGCCTTGCAGCTTCTCACATGATCCAAGCCACAACCTTGTGAGAGCCAGAACTCCTCTGTCTATTCCTGAACACGGCTCGCCAGCACCAGACCACAGCAG GTTCTACAGAAGAGGTGACCGGAGCTTTCGTAAGGCTGAGAAGCAGCGTCTCAAAGCGGAGAAACGTCAGCTGAAGGCTGAGGTAAAGGAGATCAGAAAGCAGCTGAGGATGGAGAGGCGAGGCCTACAGTGGAGCACTGCTGGAGAAGGAAACTCTTCACCTGTCCTGCTGCAGCCACGAGCCACACAGGCAAACAGTCCTGA TCGTCCTAAACGTCCATGTCCACTAGCTGTGCCAGCCATGACAGCTCTGCTGCTGGATGAAAACCTGCCTGACGGGTCACGTCTGCGTCCTGGGACCAAGTTTATCAAATACTGGAAAATGAAGAACAGTGGCAGAGTTTGCTGGGACTCAGAGACCAAG ttgAAGTTCATGTGGGGGAACCTGGCAGTGGGCTCTGGAGAAAGATGGCGGGAGGTGCCAGTGCCCACACTACAGCCAGGTCAGGTGGGTGTGGTCAGTGTGGCTCTTTGTGCTCCGACGATAGAGGGCACTTACACGTCCCATTGGCGCCTAGCTCACAGAGGGGAGCAGTTTGGACCACGTGTTTGGTGCAGCATCGTTGTGGATCCACATGCACCTACAGCCATCTGTGCAGACGGGCTGCTGGTGTCTCCCTGTGTCACCCCACAG GAGAAGTCTTCCCGCACTCTTGAGAGGGAGGAGAAATGTCGGGCCTCAGGGGACCAGTTACTTCTGTCCGTAAACCAAGACTGCGATCAGGAATTCTACATTCCATCTGTGGACTTACTCACAGCTCAG GACTTACTGTCTTTCGAACTGCTGGACATCAACATTGTGCAAGAGCTGGAGAGCGTGCCCAACAATACTCCTGCGG ACACTACTCCATGCATCTCACCTCTGCCCCATGATGGACCACTTCAGGAAAAACCAACACTGGGACTCATCCAAGAGGAAACTGAAGCCCAAGGTGTCAGCAACATCCACG ATCAGGGTACAGAGTTGGAGGGAGTCCCAGCACAAGAGAAGGGAGAGGAGAACAGCATTGGGCCTCAGTTTGTCAGTCCATCTGTTATCCGCTCACTCACCCTTGAAGTGGCAGAGCGTGGGGCACTTTGTGGAAGATACCCAGCTAAAG TGGTGCGCCCTGCACCCCAGGGTTCGATGTCACTGTGCGAGAGACAATCAAAGAGCGTTTCAGAAACAGGACTAATATCTGCTCCAGCTCCACTGAAAGTAGAGGCACCTCTACTGTCTGACCCCACCTCACCACAGACAGAGACAACAGAGATCACTGTGCCCCTGCTAACACTTCCAGCACATCTTATCAGCACAG ACGATGGTCACGAGTCTGACATCGAGCAGATCCTGCTGGAGCCTGCAGGTGGAGATGCGGTAGAGGAAGGGGAGGAGGAAGTGGATAAGAAAGAGCAGCTGAAGGACCCCGAAGCACCCAAAGAAGTCCGCAGCAGAACTTCATCAGCATCTTCAGAAGACTACATCATCATCCTGCCTGACTGCTTCGACACCAGTCGTCCGCTTGGAGAGTCCATGTACAGCTCAGCCCTGTCGCAGCCTGGAGATGAGCCTACTGAGGGGGAAAAACTGGAATCGGTGGAGACCCCAGAGCTCCAGaaccctgctgctgctgctagtGTGGATGCTAACGACATGCTCTGTGCCTCCCAGACTCTGGATGCTGTGCCGCTTACGCCTGTGATTGTAGTGGCACCCCGACCCTCAGTCAGATCCTG TGCAGAGACACAAGAGCAGATGGATGATGGAGCAAAGGAGCAGGAGGGCAGTGACCCGACAGAAGCAGGAGATAAAGAGAAAG attctGAACCAAATCAGCCTGACTCCGAGAACACTTTAGCATCAGCCAAGTCTGAAACAGAAGAGCTCAG GGCAAACAGCATCACAGGTGGATTAGTGAAGGGTGCCCTGTCTGTGGCAGCATCTGCCTATAAAGCTCTTTTCACTGGACAGACTGGCTCTGAAAAG CTCCCAGAGGATGCAGCTTCTCAAGACGCCATGATGGCGGTGCTGGTGGAGATGGGCTTCGGTGATCGAGCTCTAAACCAACGTCTACTGCAGAAACACAACCGCAACCTGCTGGACGTGGTAAACGAACTGGTGCAGATGACCGACAACGACTGGTACACGACACGCTACTGA
- the nbr1b gene encoding next to BRCA1 gene 1 protein isoform X3, whose protein sequence is MNVYETRGSRATVPGPGPPPGSGVGIAQVKPGTVGEPKKGFRPPQHCPTLAQVVIVNELKGGKAEDKTPPAWFTSYMEKFKDQVVREAVEKICREFSGQCCIHKPVGAEAQVPEVTSSTLPGAPSSAPACSSCRGQTAGGGYQCSVCTSCTLCEPCSFSHDPSHNLVRARTPLSIPEHGSPAPDHSRFYRRGDRSFRKAEKQRLKAEKRQLKAEVKEIRKQLRMERRGLQWSTAGEGNSSPVLLQPRATQANSPDRPKRPCPLAVPAMTALLLDENLPDGSRLRPGTKFIKYWKMKNSGRVCWDSETKLKFMWGNLAVGSGERWREVPVPTLQPGQVGVVSVALCAPTIEGTYTSHWRLAHRGEQFGPRVWCSIVVDPHAPTAICADGLLVSPCVTPQEKSSRTLEREEKCRASGDQLLLSVNQDCDQEFYIPSVDLLTAQDLLSFELLDINIVQELESVPNNTPADTTPCISPLPHDGPLQEKPTLGLIQEETEAQGVSNIHDQGTELEGVPAQEKGEENSIGPQFVSPSVIRSLTLEVAERGALCGRYPAKVVRPAPQGSMSLCERQSKSVSETGLISAPAPLKVEAPLLSDPTSPQTETTEITVPLLTLPAHLISTDDGHESDIEQILLEPAGGDAVEEGEEEVDKKEQLKDPEAPKEVRSRTSSASSEDYIIILPDCFDTSRPLGESMYSSALSQPGDEPTEGEKLESVETPELQNPAAAASVDANDMLCASQTLDAVPLTPVIVVAPRPSVRSCAETQEQMDDGAKEQEGSDPTEAGDKEKDSEPNQPDSENTLASAKSETEELRANSITGGLVKGALSVAASAYKALFTGQTGSEKLPEDAASQDAMMAVLVEMGFGDRALNQRLLQKHNRNLLDVVNELVQMTDNDWYTTRY, encoded by the exons ATGAATGTGTATGAGACAAGGGGCAGTAGAGCCACAGTGCCAGGACCGGGCCCACCACCAGGGTCAGGGGTGGGCATAGCCCAGGTGAAACCTGGTACTGTTGGAGAACCCAAGAAGGGATTCAGGCCTCCTCAGCACTGCCCAACTTTGGCACAAGTG GTAATTgtaaatgaacttaaaggtgggAAGGCAGAGGACAAGACACCCCCAGCTTGGTTCACGTCATACATGGAAAAG TTTAAGGACCAGGTGGTTCGAGAGGCAGTAGAGAAGATTTGTAGGGAGTTCTCTGGACAGTGCTGTATCCATAAGCCAGTAGGAGCAGAGGCTCAGGTCCCGGAGGTCACCTCATCCACTCTTCCTGGGGCCCCAAGTTCAGCTCCAGCCTGCAGCAGCTGTCGGGGCCAGACCGCAGGCGGCGGATACCAATGCAG TGTGTGTACATCCTGCACTCTCTGTGAGCCTTGCAGCTTCTCACATGATCCAAGCCACAACCTTGTGAGAGCCAGAACTCCTCTGTCTATTCCTGAACACGGCTCGCCAGCACCAGACCACAGCAG GTTCTACAGAAGAGGTGACCGGAGCTTTCGTAAGGCTGAGAAGCAGCGTCTCAAAGCGGAGAAACGTCAGCTGAAGGCTGAGGTAAAGGAGATCAGAAAGCAGCTGAGGATGGAGAGGCGAGGCCTACAGTGGAGCACTGCTGGAGAAGGAAACTCTTCACCTGTCCTGCTGCAGCCACGAGCCACACAGGCAAACAGTCCTGA TCGTCCTAAACGTCCATGTCCACTAGCTGTGCCAGCCATGACAGCTCTGCTGCTGGATGAAAACCTGCCTGACGGGTCACGTCTGCGTCCTGGGACCAAGTTTATCAAATACTGGAAAATGAAGAACAGTGGCAGAGTTTGCTGGGACTCAGAGACCAAG ttgAAGTTCATGTGGGGGAACCTGGCAGTGGGCTCTGGAGAAAGATGGCGGGAGGTGCCAGTGCCCACACTACAGCCAGGTCAGGTGGGTGTGGTCAGTGTGGCTCTTTGTGCTCCGACGATAGAGGGCACTTACACGTCCCATTGGCGCCTAGCTCACAGAGGGGAGCAGTTTGGACCACGTGTTTGGTGCAGCATCGTTGTGGATCCACATGCACCTACAGCCATCTGTGCAGACGGGCTGCTGGTGTCTCCCTGTGTCACCCCACAG GAGAAGTCTTCCCGCACTCTTGAGAGGGAGGAGAAATGTCGGGCCTCAGGGGACCAGTTACTTCTGTCCGTAAACCAAGACTGCGATCAGGAATTCTACATTCCATCTGTGGACTTACTCACAGCTCAG GACTTACTGTCTTTCGAACTGCTGGACATCAACATTGTGCAAGAGCTGGAGAGCGTGCCCAACAATACTCCTGCGG ACACTACTCCATGCATCTCACCTCTGCCCCATGATGGACCACTTCAGGAAAAACCAACACTGGGACTCATCCAAGAGGAAACTGAAGCCCAAGGTGTCAGCAACATCCACG ATCAGGGTACAGAGTTGGAGGGAGTCCCAGCACAAGAGAAGGGAGAGGAGAACAGCATTGGGCCTCAGTTTGTCAGTCCATCTGTTATCCGCTCACTCACCCTTGAAGTGGCAGAGCGTGGGGCACTTTGTGGAAGATACCCAGCTAAAG TGGTGCGCCCTGCACCCCAGGGTTCGATGTCACTGTGCGAGAGACAATCAAAGAGCGTTTCAGAAACAGGACTAATATCTGCTCCAGCTCCACTGAAAGTAGAGGCACCTCTACTGTCTGACCCCACCTCACCACAGACAGAGACAACAGAGATCACTGTGCCCCTGCTAACACTTCCAGCACATCTTATCAGCACAG ACGATGGTCACGAGTCTGACATCGAGCAGATCCTGCTGGAGCCTGCAGGTGGAGATGCGGTAGAGGAAGGGGAGGAGGAAGTGGATAAGAAAGAGCAGCTGAAGGACCCCGAAGCACCCAAAGAAGTCCGCAGCAGAACTTCATCAGCATCTTCAGAAGACTACATCATCATCCTGCCTGACTGCTTCGACACCAGTCGTCCGCTTGGAGAGTCCATGTACAGCTCAGCCCTGTCGCAGCCTGGAGATGAGCCTACTGAGGGGGAAAAACTGGAATCGGTGGAGACCCCAGAGCTCCAGaaccctgctgctgctgctagtGTGGATGCTAACGACATGCTCTGTGCCTCCCAGACTCTGGATGCTGTGCCGCTTACGCCTGTGATTGTAGTGGCACCCCGACCCTCAGTCAGATCCTG TGCAGAGACACAAGAGCAGATGGATGATGGAGCAAAGGAGCAGGAGGGCAGTGACCCGACAGAAGCAGGAGATAAAGAGAAAG attctGAACCAAATCAGCCTGACTCCGAGAACACTTTAGCATCAGCCAAGTCTGAAACAGAAGAGCTCAG GGCAAACAGCATCACAGGTGGATTAGTGAAGGGTGCCCTGTCTGTGGCAGCATCTGCCTATAAAGCTCTTTTCACTGGACAGACTGGCTCTGAAAAG CTCCCAGAGGATGCAGCTTCTCAAGACGCCATGATGGCGGTGCTGGTGGAGATGGGCTTCGGTGATCGAGCTCTAAACCAACGTCTACTGCAGAAACACAACCGCAACCTGCTGGACGTGGTAAACGAACTGGTGCAGATGACCGACAACGACTGGTACACGACACGCTACTGA
- the nbr1b gene encoding next to BRCA1 gene 1 protein has translation MDFYINLKVTFRGNAKSFLLSGSETKSWESMEAMVKRSFGLCNLQLTYFDEENEEVSVNSQLEYEEALKSAARQGNRLQMNVYETRGSRATVPGPGPPPGSGVGIAQVKPGTVGEPKKGFRPPQHCPTLAQVVSRKVQAAVQEEGLVIVNELKGGKAEDKTPPAWFTSYMEKFKDQVVREAVEKICREFSGQCCIHKPVGAEAQVPEVTSSTLPGAPSSAPACSSCRGQTAGGGYQCSVCTSCTLCEPCSFSHDPSHNLVRARTPLSIPEHGSPAPDHSRFYRRGDRSFRKAEKQRLKAEKRQLKAEVKEIRKQLRMERRGLQWSTAGEGNSSPVLLQPRATQANSPDRPKRPCPLAVPAMTALLLDENLPDGSRLRPGTKFIKYWKMKNSGRVCWDSETKLKFMWGNLAVGSGERWREVPVPTLQPGQVGVVSVALCAPTIEGTYTSHWRLAHRGEQFGPRVWCSIVVDPHAPTAICADGLLVSPCVTPQEKSSRTLEREEKCRASGDQLLLSVNQDCDQEFYIPSVDLLTAQDLLSFELLDINIVQELESVPNNTPADTTPCISPLPHDGPLQEKPTLGLIQEETEAQGVSNIHDQGTELEGVPAQEKGEENSIGPQFVSPSVIRSLTLEVAERGALCGRYPAKVVRPAPQGSMSLCERQSKSVSETGLISAPAPLKVEAPLLSDPTSPQTETTEITVPLLTLPAHLISTDDGHESDIEQILLEPAGGDAVEEGEEEVDKKEQLKDPEAPKEVRSRTSSASSEDYIIILPDCFDTSRPLGESMYSSALSQPGDEPTEGEKLESVETPELQNPAAAASVDANDMLCASQTLDAVPLTPVIVVAPRPSVRSCAETQEQMDDGAKEQEGSDPTEAGDKEKDSEPNQPDSENTLASAKSETEELRANSITGGLVKGALSVAASAYKALFTGQTGSEKLPEDAASQDAMMAVLVEMGFGDRALNQRLLQKHNRNLLDVVNELVQMTDNDWYTTRY, from the exons ATGGACTTTTACATTAACCTAAAGGTGACTTTTCGAGGGAATGCGAAGAGTTTCTTGCTGTCTGGCTCAGAGACGAAGAGTTGGGAGTCTATGGAGGCCATG GTGAAGAGGTCTTTTGGCCTGTGTAATTTACAACTAACATATTTCGATGAGGAAAACGAAGAG GTATCAGTCAACAGTCAAT tGGAATATGAAGAAGCCCTAAAG AGTGCTGCCAGACAGGGGAACAGACTACAAATGAATGTGTATGAGACAAGGGGCAGTAGAGCCACAGTGCCAGGACCGGGCCCACCACCAGGGTCAGGGGTGGGCATAGCCCAGGTGAAACCTGGTACTGTTGGAGAACCCAAGAAGGGATTCAGGCCTCCTCAGCACTGCCCAACTTTGGCACAAGTGGTGAGTCGCAAAGTTCAGGCCGCAGTCCAAGAGGAAGGATTG GTAATTgtaaatgaacttaaaggtgggAAGGCAGAGGACAAGACACCCCCAGCTTGGTTCACGTCATACATGGAAAAG TTTAAGGACCAGGTGGTTCGAGAGGCAGTAGAGAAGATTTGTAGGGAGTTCTCTGGACAGTGCTGTATCCATAAGCCAGTAGGAGCAGAGGCTCAGGTCCCGGAGGTCACCTCATCCACTCTTCCTGGGGCCCCAAGTTCAGCTCCAGCCTGCAGCAGCTGTCGGGGCCAGACCGCAGGCGGCGGATACCAATGCAG TGTGTGTACATCCTGCACTCTCTGTGAGCCTTGCAGCTTCTCACATGATCCAAGCCACAACCTTGTGAGAGCCAGAACTCCTCTGTCTATTCCTGAACACGGCTCGCCAGCACCAGACCACAGCAG GTTCTACAGAAGAGGTGACCGGAGCTTTCGTAAGGCTGAGAAGCAGCGTCTCAAAGCGGAGAAACGTCAGCTGAAGGCTGAGGTAAAGGAGATCAGAAAGCAGCTGAGGATGGAGAGGCGAGGCCTACAGTGGAGCACTGCTGGAGAAGGAAACTCTTCACCTGTCCTGCTGCAGCCACGAGCCACACAGGCAAACAGTCCTGA TCGTCCTAAACGTCCATGTCCACTAGCTGTGCCAGCCATGACAGCTCTGCTGCTGGATGAAAACCTGCCTGACGGGTCACGTCTGCGTCCTGGGACCAAGTTTATCAAATACTGGAAAATGAAGAACAGTGGCAGAGTTTGCTGGGACTCAGAGACCAAG ttgAAGTTCATGTGGGGGAACCTGGCAGTGGGCTCTGGAGAAAGATGGCGGGAGGTGCCAGTGCCCACACTACAGCCAGGTCAGGTGGGTGTGGTCAGTGTGGCTCTTTGTGCTCCGACGATAGAGGGCACTTACACGTCCCATTGGCGCCTAGCTCACAGAGGGGAGCAGTTTGGACCACGTGTTTGGTGCAGCATCGTTGTGGATCCACATGCACCTACAGCCATCTGTGCAGACGGGCTGCTGGTGTCTCCCTGTGTCACCCCACAG GAGAAGTCTTCCCGCACTCTTGAGAGGGAGGAGAAATGTCGGGCCTCAGGGGACCAGTTACTTCTGTCCGTAAACCAAGACTGCGATCAGGAATTCTACATTCCATCTGTGGACTTACTCACAGCTCAG GACTTACTGTCTTTCGAACTGCTGGACATCAACATTGTGCAAGAGCTGGAGAGCGTGCCCAACAATACTCCTGCGG ACACTACTCCATGCATCTCACCTCTGCCCCATGATGGACCACTTCAGGAAAAACCAACACTGGGACTCATCCAAGAGGAAACTGAAGCCCAAGGTGTCAGCAACATCCACG ATCAGGGTACAGAGTTGGAGGGAGTCCCAGCACAAGAGAAGGGAGAGGAGAACAGCATTGGGCCTCAGTTTGTCAGTCCATCTGTTATCCGCTCACTCACCCTTGAAGTGGCAGAGCGTGGGGCACTTTGTGGAAGATACCCAGCTAAAG TGGTGCGCCCTGCACCCCAGGGTTCGATGTCACTGTGCGAGAGACAATCAAAGAGCGTTTCAGAAACAGGACTAATATCTGCTCCAGCTCCACTGAAAGTAGAGGCACCTCTACTGTCTGACCCCACCTCACCACAGACAGAGACAACAGAGATCACTGTGCCCCTGCTAACACTTCCAGCACATCTTATCAGCACAG ACGATGGTCACGAGTCTGACATCGAGCAGATCCTGCTGGAGCCTGCAGGTGGAGATGCGGTAGAGGAAGGGGAGGAGGAAGTGGATAAGAAAGAGCAGCTGAAGGACCCCGAAGCACCCAAAGAAGTCCGCAGCAGAACTTCATCAGCATCTTCAGAAGACTACATCATCATCCTGCCTGACTGCTTCGACACCAGTCGTCCGCTTGGAGAGTCCATGTACAGCTCAGCCCTGTCGCAGCCTGGAGATGAGCCTACTGAGGGGGAAAAACTGGAATCGGTGGAGACCCCAGAGCTCCAGaaccctgctgctgctgctagtGTGGATGCTAACGACATGCTCTGTGCCTCCCAGACTCTGGATGCTGTGCCGCTTACGCCTGTGATTGTAGTGGCACCCCGACCCTCAGTCAGATCCTG TGCAGAGACACAAGAGCAGATGGATGATGGAGCAAAGGAGCAGGAGGGCAGTGACCCGACAGAAGCAGGAGATAAAGAGAAAG attctGAACCAAATCAGCCTGACTCCGAGAACACTTTAGCATCAGCCAAGTCTGAAACAGAAGAGCTCAG GGCAAACAGCATCACAGGTGGATTAGTGAAGGGTGCCCTGTCTGTGGCAGCATCTGCCTATAAAGCTCTTTTCACTGGACAGACTGGCTCTGAAAAG CTCCCAGAGGATGCAGCTTCTCAAGACGCCATGATGGCGGTGCTGGTGGAGATGGGCTTCGGTGATCGAGCTCTAAACCAACGTCTACTGCAGAAACACAACCGCAACCTGCTGGACGTGGTAAACGAACTGGTGCAGATGACCGACAACGACTGGTACACGACACGCTACTGA